AACTTTTATTCTTCTTTTCTGTGTGCAAGTGAAGGTCCAGGTGGCAATTTGGGACTTGCGGGCTTTTTGGGTGCTTCCAGGTGGCAATTTAGGATTTGCAGGCCTTTTAGGTGCTTCCTAGTGGCAGTCCGGGAGTGGAGGGTTCAGAATCTGCTTTTTGCTTTTTGtattttgcattttttatttttttttattttttgcattttgtATGCTAATGTATGTACCCCCGAGTAAACTTTCTTGCAACATTTATTTGTACAAACTTCCTATTGTTCTACAATCGGAAACTTGCATGCATTATTTTCCTACACCTCACATGTATTATTTGCCTGCGTGTATCACTCCCACACGTGCTCCCTCTGAATCAAATTATGGTGCGAGCACTTTTTAATTTTGACTTTGACCAATCTTGACCCAACAAAATAGAATAATTTTAACTTTGACCAATCTTGACCCAACAAAATAGAATATGACTTTAATTTCCAAACAAAGCCGATTTTAGAATTAAGACCCAATTTCAAAACAGGTTAAAGATTTTGGAAGCTCAAATCCAACTTTGAAAATTCCCGAACTCATGGAAACTTAAAGGACTCGATCAACTAAGACAATTCTTAAAATTGAAACTTAGAGGATGAGACCTAAACTTATTATGAAGAACATTGATTTTGGAATCAAAGGACCATGCTCAAACCTTCACGAGGACTCTAAACTAATCTTTGGATTTTGAATGTAAAATTACAAACCTAGAGAATAAGACTTGGATTTATCATGAAGAACAATGACTCTAAAATTAGGGAACCACAAAGCCTTGCCTACAATGGGTTTGGAAACTACGGGGACTAAACTAAGgaaaattggttttgaaatcaaCTAACTTGGAAGTACTCAACTTTCGAGCTCCTAAGACTCAAACGCTAATACCTAAAGGGAGTCGATTTTGGATCTACAGGGTCCTATATAACAAcaaagattaattttgcaactaaaaggaTTAAAATCACCATAGACCTTTCCTAACAGTTTGCTTAGAAACCTAAGACTCAACTCTAAaccacatttttttattttttagagactTGATTGAAATTAGAAGAACTCGATTGAGAGGTTAGGGTCTTAATTTCAAAACTCAGGGTCATTCGGGGCTCAAAGTCAACTCCTGTTTCGTTGGATTTCCTTGgggaggcctggttaaaattTGGGTGTCGACAGGGGAGATAAGGGAAAGCAGTTGGCTAAGGGAGGAAACTTCAAGTCCCCCTCAAGGCAAGAGTTTGAGGATAAAAAAAAGAGCTCTACGAAGGCTATTAGCTGCTTTGTGTGCAAGGGTCCCTATCGCATGAGGAAGTGCCCTAAGCTTGGATCCTCAACATCTATTGTGCAAGAACGTGAAGCCCAAGATAACCAAGAACAAGCTATGAGTCATGTTGGCTCTCTACGGCTCCTTAATGCTTTGAAGGCCAAGCCCCAAGCAACTAGTAACAAAGGGCTTATGTATGTTGAGGCAATAATCAATGGGTGGTTGACCCAAGCTATGGTGGACACAGGTGCCACCAATAATTTTGTCACCCCAGAAGAAGCCACGCAGATTGGCTTAAAGGTGTTGAATGGAGATGGATGGGTTAAGACAGTCAATGCAAGTGCCAAGCCTATATATGGCATGGCTAATGGCATTAAGGTACACCTTGGCACATGGAAAGGGACCGTGGATTTCTCAATTGCCCATATGGACGACTTCAAGGTGGTACTTGGCATGGACTTCTTAAGGAAGGTAAATGCGGTTCCAATACCATATTGTGATACAATGTGTATCCTAGAGAAGGAGTCTCCATGCATGGTTCCCGCGTCCACCGCACCAAAGCCCACCAAGATGTTGTCCGCTATACAAGTTGAGAAGGGGTTAAAGAAAGGAGAACGCACCTACCTTGCGGCCCTGAAAGACAATGACCCCGTAACAGATGGAAGTAAGGAACTTCCTAACATTATCAAGGAAGTTCTTGAAGAGAACAAAGATGTAATGCCACCAGAGTTGCCTAAGTGGTTATCACCCAAGAGAGAGGTGGATCATAAGATTGAGTTGGAGCCCGATGCAAGACCACCTTCCTTGGCACCTTACCGTATGGCACCAACAGAATTAGAGGAGCTACGGAGACAGTTGAAGGGATTATTGGATGTAGGTCAAATTTGACCGTCAAAAGCACATTATGGGGCACCGGTCTTATTCCAAAAGAAGCAAGATGGAACGTTGAGATTATGCATCGACTATCAGGTCCTCAATAAGGTAACTATAAAAAACAAGTATCGTATTCATTTGATAGTTGACTTGTTTGATAGGCTTGGGAAAGCTAAATACTTCTCAAAGGTGGATCTAAGGTCGGGATATTATCAAGTTCGAATCGCGGAGGGAGATGAACCAAAGACCACTTGTGTAACACGGTATGGCTCATTTGAAtggttggtaatgccttttggttTAACCAACGCTCCTGCCACATTTTGCACCCTCATGAATGAAATTTTCCACCCATATCTTGATCAGTTCGTAGTAGTATACTTAGATGACATAGTCATCTATAGCAACACACTTGAGGAGCACACCAACCACCTACATATTGTGTTCAAGGTATTAAGGGAAAATGAGTTATATAtcaagaaagagaagtgctcttttgctCGAGAAGAAGTGCACTTCCTTGGACATGTAATCAAGGAGGGAACCCTAAGAATGAATGAAGCCAAAGTGGAAGCTATCAAACAATGGGAGCCACCCACCAAAGTCTTCGAACTACGATCGTTCCTTGGGTTGGTAAAAACTACAATCGGCGGTTCATCAACGGCTACTCAGCAAGAGCAGCTCCTTTGACTAATCTCCTACAGAAGGTCAAGGTGTGGAATTGGTCTGAGAGGTGTCAAAATGCCTTTGAAGACTTAAAGGCAGCTATAATGGAAGAGCCGGTCCTAGCTCTTCCCAATTATACAAAGACGTTCGAGATGCACACGGATGTTTTCGACTTTGCCATCGGAGGAGTGTTGATGCAAGAAGGACATCCGATTGCCTATGAGAGTTGTAAGCTAAATGAGACGAAGCGACGTTACACGGTACAAGAGAAGGAAATGACAGCTGTGGTGCATTGTCTTTGCACTTGGCACCACTACTTACTTGGCTCTCATTTCATGATAAAAAATGATAATGTAGCCACTAGCTATTTCCAGTCCCAAAAGAAGTTGACCGCTAAGCAAGCTAGGTGGCATGATTTCCTGGCCGAATTTGATTACAAGCTTGAGTACAAACCCGGCAAAGTAAATGTTGTGGCTAATGCATTGAGTCGCAAAGCGGAGTTGGCTGCCATCACCAAGGCTAGAGGTGATACCCTTGACCAGATCAAGGAAGGAATGAAACATGATCCTATGGCTAGACAGTTGATTGGGATTGTCAAGGATGGCAAGACAAAGAGATTTTGGCTTGAAGATAACATTCTTTACACTAAAGGACGAAGGATTTATGCCCCCAAATGAAACAACTTGAGGAGAAGCCTTACCAAGGAGAGTCATGACACGAAGTGGGCTGGTCATCTTGGACGGCGTAGGACTTGTGCGCTCCTTGAATCAGCCTACTATTGGCCACAAATGCTGGATGAGATAGAGCTATATGTGAAAACTTGTCTCGTGTGCCAACAAGATAAGGTAGAGAATACGTTACCCAGGGGCTTATTAGAACCATTACCAATACTAGAGCAGCCATGGGAAAGTGTATCCATAGACTTCATCTCCGCATTACCAAAGCCAGAAGGGTTTGGTTCCATCTTAGTAGTGGTGGATAGATTCTCTAAATATGCCACATTTAGACCGGCTCCTACAGATTGTTCGGCTGAAGAGGCAGTTAGGCTTTTCTTTAAGAATGTGGTAAAATATTGGGAGTTGCCGAGGACTATCATAAGTGATAGAGATCCCCACTTCACTGGATGATTATGGAGGGAGTTGTTCCAACTCCTTGGCTCAGAGTTGCATTTCTCCACAAGCTTCCACCCATAAACGGATGGACAAATCGAGAGGGTGAATGCTTTATTGGAATGCTACTTAAGGCATTTTGTTAGTGCCAACCAAGAGGATTGGGCACGACTCATTGATGTCGCACAATTTTCATATAACTTACAAAAGAGTGAAATAACGGGTCACAGCCCATTCGAAATTGTCACTGGACAACAACCACTTACACCCCACACTATTGATACAACTTATAAGGGGAAGAGCTCGGGGGCACACCACATGGCTAAGTTTTGGAAGGAGCAAACAGAAGTAACCCGCTCTTACCTTAACAAAGCTGCGAGAAGGATGAAGAAATGGGCGGATGCAAAGAGGCAACCAATGGAATACCGAGTGGGAGATATGGTTATGGTCAAATTGCTTCACAAGGGGTTGATTAGGAAATATGAAGGTCCATTTCCTGTAACAGGGAGGGTAGGGAAAGTTTCTTACAAACTTGAACTACCTCCTAGTTTGAAGATCCATCCAGTCTTCCATGCAAGCTCGCTGAAGCCATATCATCAAGACATGGAAGACCTGATCAGAAACGACTCAAAGAGAGCACCTCCTGTAGTAACTAAGTCCTTTGACAAGGAGGTTGAGGAGGTATTCGACGATCGAGTCATGCGAAAGAGGGGGGTGCCTTCATGCACCCAATATTTAGTTAAATGGAAGGGATTGCCTGAGAGCGAAGCTAGCTAGAAAGCACAAGAAGACCTTTGGCAGTTCGAAGACCACCTGCGACGATACAAGGAAGCGATGAGGACGCCGCTCGAATAGGTAGGGGAGAGTGTAACGCTCCACACAAGTACAAAAAATTTTAAGAGGCTAAATTAAAGAAGAATCTAGAACACTCCGGATTTATGAAGAACTCTCTAGAATATTCTAGAGTGATCTAGAACCGTGGAGAACTCTCTAGAGTATCCTAGAGTGTAGTAGAAGCTACTAGATATTTCTACATTCTATTGGAATGTACATATGCTAGAACCTTCTTGTAAATATCTAGATGAATGGTCTAGAAAATGAATCTAAACCGTAAATTCAAATTGATCTCCACCGTCTATTGAGGAGGTGGAAGGGTATAAATAGGTGGAGGCCTCATTTCGCCAAACCAACCCTTAAACCCCTCAAAGTGTTGTAAAACATTCTCCAAGCAATACAAGTGCCTTCATTCTCTCAAACTCTCTAGCTCTCTCTTGTCAACTTTGGTGTCCATCTAGCAGGTTAGGCTGACTTAGCATCACAGTTGGTATGAATATTGCTAAGTGCTAGCACGGTTGGCTTAGAGAAAGGTCTAAGGTCGTGACAGCATAGTATCAAAGCTTGATTCACTGGGGGAGTGAACATCAAGGAAGAAGGCACCATGTCAAGCACAGGGGAGTTGGAGAACCGTGATAAGGAACAAAGAGGAAAGGACACCAACCCTACCGAAAAGAAGGCTCGAGAGACTAGCAAAGTCCGTGGGGAGGATTTTGCTACTTTGGTTCACTGGGGGAGTGAACATCAAGGAAGAAGGCACCATGTCGAGCACAGGGGAGTTGGAGAACCGTGATAAGGAACAAAGAGGAAGGGACACCAACGCTACCGGAAAGAAGGCTCGAGACACTAGCAAAGTCCGCGGGGAGGATTTTGCTACTTTGGAGGGACGGGTTGCCCTCTTGGAGAAAACTATTGGCGAGGCTTTGCCCCGATTTGAGAGGATGGAAGATGACTTGGAAGCACTAACAAGTCATTCGATGGAGAAGTTCGACCAAACGAAGGAAGAACTTGACTCCATCACATACACCAAGGAGGGACAAGCCGAACGTGTAGACACCTTGGATAGGAAGGTGATGGATGCTATTAGCAACATGCAGGCCCAGCTTAATGCCCTCAAGGCGTCAATTGAGGCAAATAAGAGACAGTCGACATTTGTCGCTAGTACTAGTGGGATCAAGGATGTCCCCAAGGTTGACTTGCCCAAGCCAAAGGAGTTCAAAAGCGTTTGAGATGCCAAAGAGGTGGAGAACTTCCTATGGCAAGTGGAGCAATACTTTGAAGTGTCATAGGAAAAGTATCGCTCCACTTGCCATAGGAAGTTCTCTACCTCTTTGGCATCTCGAACACCTTTGAACTCCTTTGGCTTGGGCAAGTCAACCTTGGGGACATCCTTGATCCCACTAGTACTAGCGACGAATGTCGGCTGTCCCTTATTTGCCTCAATTGATGCCTCGAGGGCATTAAGCTGGGCATGCATATTGCTAATAGCATCCATCACCTTCCTTTCCAAGTGAATGTCGGCTGTCCCTTATTTGCCTCAATTAATGCCTTGAGGGCATTAAGCTGGGCCTGCATGTTGCTAATAGCATCCATCACCTTCCTTTCCAAGGTGTCCACATGTTCAGCTTGTTCCTCCTTGGTGTATGTGATGGAGTCAAGTTCTTCCTTCGTTTGGTTGAACTTCTCCATTGAATGACTTGTTAGTGCTTCCAAGTCATCTTCCATCCTCTCAATTCGGGGCAAAGCATCGCCAATAGTTTTCTCAAAGAGGGCAACCCGTCCCTCCAAAGTAGCAAAATCCTCCCCGCAGACTTTGCTAGTGCCTCGAGCCTTCTTTCCGGTAAGCTTGGTGTCCCTTCCTCTTTGTTCCTCATCACGGTTCTCCAACTCCCCTATGCTCGACATGGTGCCTTCTTCCTTGATGTTCACTCCCCCAGTGaaccaaactctgataccatgttgtcaCGGTCTTAGACCTTTCTCTAAGCCAACTATGCTGGCACTTAGCAATATTTACACCAACTGTGATGCTAAGTCAGCTTAACCTGCTAGATGGACACCAAAGTTGACAAGAGAGAGCtagagagtttgagagaataAAAACACTTGTATTACTTGGAGAATGCTTTACAACACTTTGAGGGTTTTTAGGGTTGGTTTGGCCAAATGAGGCCTCCACCTATTTATACCCTTCAACTTCTTCAATGGACGGTAGAGATCAATTTGAATTTACAGCTGAAATTCATCTTCTAGACTATTCATCTAGATATTTACAAGGAAAGTTCTAGCATATACACATTCCAATAGAATGTAAAAATATCTAGTAACTTCTACTACATTCTAGGATACTCTAGCAAGTTCTCCACGGTTCTAGATCATTCTGAGATATTCTAGAGAGTTCTTCATAAATCCAGAGAGTTCTAGATTCTTCTTTAATTTAGGCTCTTCAAATTTTTCGTACTTGTGCGGAGCGTTACAACCAGCTCTAGAAGCCATTTCCCTCCTCGCTAGCTGGTCACCACAAGCCTTCCTGGAATAGAATTATCAAAATTTACCACCTTAATTTACAGATTAAATTTATCCATTGCGTTTCTGTCAGTCAAGCATCTAAGCATGCTCCAAATAATAGAAACAACAGAATTAAACACATAACTATAACCACATTATGcatgaattttcaaaacaaaaatccACAAATTGCTTCATTTATTTAGATATATGAACGTGACCAATATACAACTACATAAGAACAAATTTCAAGAATACCTAGAAAACAAAAGTTCGAAAAATGGATCAACTGCTGGTGGGTTTGAAAGTGTAAGGCTGTGGAAGAGACAACGGACCTCTCCTGGACTCATTATCATCCAAAAGCCTCCTTACCCTCTTCTTTGAGCAGTAGTCTCGATCGAAGTGCTTCACCTAACGCCCAAACCAGCAAAACCCAAAATCAAGTCTATACAATTGAAAGATTATGCCAATAAACAAATGCCGGAATTAGAATTTTACCCAGCTGGGTCGACAGTGTTTCACAAACTCAGCCCTAGAGCCGCTGCATTCCACCGGGTACAGGAGGCCAACCGTGGCGATTTCGGTGGGTTTCTTGTTCGATTCCTTCTCCAAACATGCGTAAAACGCATCACGAGCCTTGTGGGCATCGCCAATTTTGTCTCAATTATTAGATTTTACAGTTTATTcataacaaaaaaacaaaaacaaaaacaaaaacaaaaaaaacaagaacaacaagacaagaaataagaatgaataaaggaaaggaagaaaGGGGCTACCTTGTAACAAGTTTGTCTCGCCTGAAGAAGAACGTCGGTGTGGATTTTGTCAGTGGTCTGTGAGGCGTAGGTTTCTAAAGCCATGGCCGACCAGCGCTCCCTCCGTTCTATGTCGGCAGAGTCGGCACTCGGTCAGGCGAGGAGGATAGATTTGTTCACTGAGTCACTGACCCGTGACTCGTGAATAGGCTGAGCGGGCCAGGCCTCCCAAGGCCCAAAATGGAAACGTTTTTAGTTTTGATACTTTTGATGGGCTTTAGTCGAAGGAGCCCACTCTCGGCCCAACTATGATGAAATATTAGGGCCAACCATTCCTCTCACAAAATTTGGCCCTCACAAATTCAGATTGtcgtaattttttttattttttgttcttctGTGAAAAATGagttgttagaaaaaaaaaataactttaaatgtttgataaaaaaattgTAATGTCcctaaaaatgttttaaatgactaaaatatatatttttttaaaagaaatgtaaataatgttttgataatttcataatatttgaatgactaaaatagattgttttaggaaatataattaatgttttgataattttataatatttgaaaaaagatGAAGACATTAATGGAATAGAAtatttcatttgaaaaaaaaaagacttagGTTTTAAATGTttcaaattcaacaaattttaaaACAGGTTCTACataaattttacttttaaaaaagaaaaattaaaataaaaaaggaaccTAATTCACCATAAAAGAGTTTCGTATCTTTTTTTAATAGACATATTGGGTC
This window of the Malania oleifera isolate guangnan ecotype guangnan chromosome 6, ASM2987363v1, whole genome shotgun sequence genome carries:
- the LOC131157396 gene encoding uncharacterized protein LOC131157396 isoform X4, with translation MALETYASQTTDKIHTDVLLQARQTCYKARDAFYACLEKESNKKPTEIATVGLLYPVECSGSRAEFVKHCRPSWVKHFDRDYCSKKRVRRLLDDNESRRGRLVVTS
- the LOC131157396 gene encoding uncharacterized protein LOC131157396 isoform X5, which translates into the protein MALETYASQTTDKIHTDVLLQARQTCYKARDAFYACLEKESNKKPTEIATVGLLYPVECSGSRAEFVKHCRPSWVKHFDRDYCSKKRVRRLLDDNESRRGLW
- the LOC131157396 gene encoding uncharacterized protein LOC131157396 isoform X2; its protein translation is MALETYASQTTDKIHTDVLLQARQTCYKARDAFYACLEKESNKKPTEIATVGLLYPVECSGSRAEFVKHCRPSWVKHFDRDYCSKKRVRRLLDDNESRRGPLSLPQPYTFKPTSS
- the LOC131157396 gene encoding uncharacterized protein LOC131157396 isoform X3, producing the protein MALETYASQTTDKIHTDVLLQARQTCYKARDAFYACLEKESNKKPTEIATVGLLYPVECSGSRAEFVKHCRPSWVKHFDRDYCSKKRVRRLLDDNESRRGVNPTLYSTS
- the LOC131157396 gene encoding uncharacterized protein LOC131157396 isoform X1, with translation MALETYASQTTDKIHTDVLLQARQTCYKARDAFYACLEKESNKKPTEIATVGLLYPVECSGSRAEFVKHCRPSWVKHFDRDYCSKKRVRRLLDDNESRRDISALLYLKGLCCFLISNE
- the LOC131157396 gene encoding uncharacterized protein LOC131157396 isoform X6, with the protein product MALETYASQTTDKIHTDVLLQARQTCYKARDAFYACLEKESNKKPTEIATVGLLYPVECSGSRAEFVKHCRPSWVKHFDRDYCSKKRVRRLLDDNESRRGM